In Methanothermobacter tenebrarum, the sequence TATAATACCTTAGGGGAGAGGATGTTATATGCGATTATATAAGAATGTTATCGCTTTTAAGGTTGATGGGAAACCTGTTAAAGTCAAGGAAAGAATGGTTAAAGATTCAGAGATCCATCTTATAATAAATGGGGTGCTTTCAAGGCGTTTATATGTCACTCCGAGCAGTTTGAGAGAGTTTACAATAGGATACCTCCTAGGTGAAGGTTTAATCGACACACTATCCGATATAAAACTTTTAGACATAAATGGGGAGACCATAAACGTGGAAATAAACCTAAAGGATGAAACCATAGCCAGGGAATCTGTTATAGGATCAGACAGTCTGGGCGGGTGGAGATCTAAAATAGAATCTGTAAAAAAAGTCAATTCTACATTTAGCATCACAAGTGATGAACTTTTTAGGGCTTTTGATAGGCTAGTGAAAGGGGCGAGATTATGGCAGATGACCGGCGGGGCCCATGTGGCCGCCCTTGTAGGCGCGGATAAGTTCATCCTGGCGGAGGATGTGAGCCGTCATGTTGCAGTGGATAAGATAATAGGGGCAGGTGCCCTTGATATGGTTGATTTTACAGAAACTTTTATAGTTTATAGTGGTCGCATGCCGGCTGACATGCTCATAAAAGTTGCAAGGGTGGGTATACCTATAATAGCTTCAAATGCTGCTCCAACATATTCAGGTTACAGGGTTGCGGTGGATGCTGGTCTTACCATGGTAGGATTTGTAAGGGATGGACGATTTAATATTTACACCCACCCTGAGAGGATAAAGATCTGAGCTGGATAATCCTAACACAAGGATAACTAACTCCCCCGATCATCCCAAAATTGTGTGGGGGTTTTCATTCGAAAACGTCATGCATTTCTTTCATGTCTTCTTCTCTTTTATTTAATTTATCCATTAGCTCTGCTATTAGCCCATCTAGGAATACTAGAGCCGACACCTCGAATAGCGTCCCTAGGGGTGCTTTTGAGTGATGTTCACCCTT encodes:
- the fdhD gene encoding formate dehydrogenase accessory sulfurtransferase FdhD; the protein is MRLYKNVIAFKVDGKPVKVKERMVKDSEIHLIINGVLSRRLYVTPSSLREFTIGYLLGEGLIDTLSDIKLLDINGETINVEINLKDETIARESVIGSDSLGGWRSKIESVKKVNSTFSITSDELFRAFDRLVKGARLWQMTGGAHVAALVGADKFILAEDVSRHVAVDKIIGAGALDMVDFTETFIVYSGRMPADMLIKVARVGIPIIASNAAPTYSGYRVAVDAGLTMVGFVRDGRFNIYTHPERIKI